In Maniola jurtina chromosome 19, ilManJurt1.1, whole genome shotgun sequence, the genomic stretch acactaccacgaaaaatcctatctattttccgggataaaatatagcctatacggattcggaagaatccctctaagtaatggtaaaagaaattttgaaatcggtccagtagtttttgagcctattcaatacaaacatacaaaaatacaaaggtttcctctttataatattagtatagatagataccGTAAACAACGTAGGTATTTCATGAGTCTTTATCAGagttatatcataatattatcagtgTTTGATTTTATGTTGTTTAGCGCGTACCTTGCCTGATATCTTTATTGGTAGATCAATTCAATCGATTGATTCATTTAGCCCCAAGGCTTATATGTGgacataaaacatattttacacTTTGCTTGGACACAGACTATTATCTATTGTAGAATGTAGTACATTCACTACAaagtacagtggacccccggtaatccgacaaacgttttgcaggacattgtcgaactatcgaatttgtcggattatagagtactgcctaagaccccctatagtccggatttttttacaaaagagtaccttgtaatccgacaaattacaaatccaatgataagattctacatgtcatacatactctgaagtacaaatcatacttcactacGTATGAcaaaagtaaattcaataataatagacatgtcggattacagggggtgccggattagacaggggccgaaTTACCGGGGGTCCATTGTAACCCAATTTTATTGTTActggtatatttttataaacaaaatctTATTTGTTAAATTCCTAGATATTTCAATAATTAAACCATGATTAAATGAATTTGTGCCAGCTCACcggattaaattaaatctattcTTTGTTTGATTCGGTGAGGTAGGTGACACTTGCACACTGCTTTGTACAAAAATGTATGAAGCTGCATCACTCTCCATAAATTTCTATTCAAACCAGAGTGCACCGACGTCATGTCGCTGTTACGTGGCATAAAATCAAGCAACACAACACTTAATAAGGAGTAAAGTGAAACCGAGGTGCTGCATCCTTTGTTGGTCGAAAATCAGCTTTATTGACTTTAAAATACGGTTATttgtataatgaaaaaaaatatcgttgCTTATGACAAAAGTAAATTAGTTTGAGTTGTAATTAAcaaatttaacaagtgtaaattaaaaatatataacacccccgacaagtattaactagaaaagagctgataactttcaaacggttgaaccgattttcttggattatagctaagaacactcaatcaagccatctttcaaacaaaaaaaaaactaaattaaaatcggttcattcgtttaggagctacgatgccacaggcagatacacagatacacacgtcaaacttataacaccgctccttttgggtctggggttaaaaagacgCTGCCCGCCTTGGCTCCACCACATTATCAAAAATTGCCTGTCAGAAACACTGACGAGTGCCGAAAGGCACTCTGCTGATACATTGTGTATCAACTAGACCCGGTAGATATTATGCCACAGAATTTTGTCGGATCTTCAAGCTTACTTTCTTCTGTACGCAGAGAAGTGCGAGAAGTTTTCTGACAGATAATTCCTGATAATATGCGGCCACCCTTAGTGTCACGATTTTGACCTAACTCACATTATCTACTTCCGTTTCCAGGAGGCGAGTAACCCGCCCGGCAACAGAAGCGGCGTGCACACTTTGAAGGACAGCGACCGGCAACGCAAGCCCACGTCGTGGCTCTCGCGTTGCTCCCTGCTCTGACGCCCGCGCCCAATCGCGCGCCATATACTCACCTACTAAAGTCATGTTGTCACCGGTAAACGATCGCAAGCAAAGTTATTGAAACATTGTTTACTATCTCAGACAGTTTGATAAAAATCGTTTTGATTCTATTCATATTTCTATACCCTGTTCACAGAGATGAGCTAAAAGGGAAGTAAGAAACAGCAGGACATAGGGCATGTTTACGTTGTAACCAAAATTAACTTAACTGTCTCATGTACAGTGCCGATATCTGTCTTTTGGTGCTCCTTACTTTTATTCTCCcttgtttttttatattaacttgACTTGGTCATTGGACCATATTCTGTTTATTTCGTTACTTGGCGTGTTTCTCGGACTGGTTCTCGTTATATTGTTGACCTAGCTTGCTCATTGAACTGTTTCCTGTATTCTAACTTCCAAGGATTTATTATACTACTAATATATCTCATTAATAACAATCACAATTGCAATCTTGCAATCTTAGTCACATGCAAAACATAGAAATCTTTATGGTTTTTATTGTGAGCAATATACACTTTAAAGAAACTTAAATTTTTAGGGAATGGTCACAATCGTAGTACACACTTTTCATTTATATATAGTGCAAGAGAGACCATCCTGTTAGCTCAATTCAGCGAAAAAGGCATACATACGAGATACGCCTTCGTACCCGGAGTTTGGTTTGGAACTATCGTTAGTCACACAGAAATATGTTCGCTTGCTCAGACttcatttataaaaaagtttaaattgtttaagtaatttcaaaatgtataaaataacttAACAGTTATCACAGTGAGAAGGTTTACCAGTGAATATGTGGCTGAAGGGAGTGTGGGCTGTCCAGTGTCAACCCACCACTATATTTTTCGACTTACAATTTTAACTGGTGCAACTCCATGTGGGGATCAGAATtgcttttgtatttttatatctGATCATTTGTTCGAGGTTGTTCAGTTACTTAAATACAGATAAATTTGTTTGCTTTATGCAAATCCAAAATGTTACaaattcatttcaaaataactGTATTTTTTTGGGGTCCATAATAATTTGGAAATTTGGTCAAATTGCTTGgtcaaacatcaaaatcagtaTTTTTATCGTCTTTAAATATAATGTTGGGAATAATTTGTAAATTCAAAAACATTGTGACAattcttgttattttattagGCAATTTTATTTGGTATTATTGTTGCAATGCAATAAATGGTTTAAAGGATATTATTgattcaatatattattattattagctgtatttttcttttgctattttaattaagattatattatatattttaatgtaatatatactacatatttaatttgaataaacagtgctttttttaatgaatttgtttgatttttaaaataaaacacaaagaacagttaagataatttattttcaaatgaacTTTATAAAAAAGGAAATTTTTGACAACAAGATATAATATCTAGAGAATGACCAAAAAATTTTACATTTCATTACATTTGGTGCTATCTCAAACTATAAGTGTAATATGTAATAaatgtttttccttttttattgttaaatcAAGTTGCTTGTATTCGTTTTGGAGATTTATTGAAAGGTAGAAGAAGTAGttttttccctccaactaaggcACTTTTAGATAGAAAAGCTAATAGttgtaacaatttttttgaagATAAAATTATCAACTCTGTTGCTAGTTGGCTTCCTTTCCGCCAATAAGTAACATACATAGGAATAGGGGGTAGGTTGTCTGACCAGATTCCATTTCTGTATGAGCGTGCACGGTTTTCTGCTGAAAGAATCTTTGGTGCAAGTTGTGACTCTATTGATTTCTTCTTAATGCCTTGGGGCACTGAGGCTTTAGCAAACCCAAGCTCAACTAGTTTCTGTCCAAGATCTAAAGTCTCCACTGTTTTGGTCTgcaagaaattaataaaaatagtatagtaatgattttaaaatgtatAATGATATGATGCTTAGTATACATTCATATGAGCTTATTCATAATAACACCAATCTGCTAAAAtattggattttaaaaaatctacttgGTGAAAAATAGCCAGCTTAGGTTTAGTGGGCTTATTTGGAATTCAGATAAATTTAAGAAAATTTGAATAGAACAGATCTATTAGACTAATTAAACAATGATTTATACCAAgactgataataaataaataattttaccttAGTTTGTGGTAAATGCAAAAGTACAGTAGAGACCAGATCATCTTTATCTCTGCCAATGGGTTTCAATGTGACTTGCTTTCCTTTGGCCACACAGTCCAACCAGTTGACAGCATTGCCACTCACTATGTCAACCCCCCAAAGCTGAAACAGCAACAGTTTGTTATAGAGTCATAGCAACTACATATCTATGATAGCaacatagtttttaatataatcTTAGATTGATAAACAAGGATTACCATCTTAGAgggaaaatatattttgtgaCAATGTTTTGTTTAGTAAACTATTTCTTTCATAGTTaagtagaaacaaaaaaaaacaattattttatggTAATAACAATAGAAGGAAAGATAATGTAAAACAAGTCAATTTACCTTAACAGGCAATGGTGGTTTACTAGAATGCCAGAATGGAAGATAAATAGGTGCTTTGTGATTAATGAGAAGACGTACTGGAGAGTGCTGAACACCTACGTATACCCCTTTTAGAGGCGCATGTTGTTGAATAAAGTGATCTGGAACCTTAGTAGCCTTCGAAAACTTGCTTACCTAAAGAAGTcataagaatattataaattgaataaaGTTATATAATAACATCCCATTCAAACACGATATTTACCGGACGGATCTTATGAATGGATAGAGCTAAG encodes the following:
- the LOC123875359 gene encoding uncharacterized protein LOC123875359, translated to MGEKEGGLFYNLESLLQQDFRGVNIAVYALATAGLALSIHKIRPVSKFSKATKVPDHFIQQHAPLKGVYVGVQHSPVRLLINHKAPIYLPFWHSSKPPLPVKLWGVDIVSGNAVNWLDCVAKGKQVTLKPIGRDKDDLVSTVLLHLPQTKTKTVETLDLGQKLVELGFAKASVPQGIKKKSIESQLAPKILSAENRARSYRNGIWSDNLPPIPMYVTYWRKGSQLATELIILSSKKLLQLLAFLSKSALVGGKKLLLLPFNKSPKRIQAT